A portion of the Candidatus Binataceae bacterium genome contains these proteins:
- the gspC gene encoding type II secretion system protein GspC yields the protein MELRFTEWHVRALNALLIAAIAYFAALSAEDIIARTLHATPAEAPAPFAATHEAMSDRSLAAYDVIVKRDIFNLVPQTAAPSPVVAQDLHIKLLGTSTLSRKKPYAIIEDQTGEQSLYRLGDDIPDAGRLVAIETNRAIIEHNGQRVALEMPKDDFPAVENVPNPADINAPRFGRGFNNRFRRFRRQEPGAESDSAPQESLNLERTGPSSFEVDRQDLMKTVANPASLMTQIRAVPNIQNGTTNGFTLSEITPGSVFEQIGLQDGDVLTGINGQAVNNPLQAVGMLSQMSQRPSVDITVMRDGQPMQFHLGIH from the coding sequence ATGGAACTGCGTTTCACAGAATGGCACGTCCGCGCGCTGAACGCGCTGCTGATCGCGGCAATCGCGTACTTCGCCGCACTCTCGGCCGAGGACATCATCGCGCGCACGCTGCACGCCACGCCCGCTGAAGCTCCGGCGCCGTTTGCCGCGACGCATGAGGCGATGAGCGATCGTTCCCTGGCCGCTTACGACGTAATCGTCAAGCGCGACATCTTCAACCTGGTCCCCCAGACTGCCGCTCCATCACCGGTCGTGGCCCAGGATCTGCATATCAAGCTGCTCGGCACCTCGACGCTCTCACGCAAGAAGCCCTACGCGATTATCGAGGATCAAACCGGCGAGCAGTCGCTCTATCGACTGGGCGACGATATTCCCGATGCGGGCCGGCTGGTCGCGATCGAAACCAACCGCGCGATTATCGAGCACAATGGCCAACGCGTCGCGCTCGAGATGCCGAAGGACGATTTTCCGGCGGTCGAGAACGTGCCGAATCCCGCGGATATCAACGCGCCGCGCTTCGGCCGCGGCTTCAACAATCGCTTTCGCCGCTTCAGACGACAGGAGCCGGGCGCAGAATCTGATTCCGCACCTCAGGAGAGCCTCAACCTTGAGCGCACCGGACCCTCGAGCTTCGAGGTCGACCGCCAGGACCTGATGAAGACGGTGGCGAATCCTGCCTCATTGATGACGCAGATTCGCGCGGTGCCCAATATCCAGAATGGCACGACGAACGGCTTCACCCTGTCGGAGATCACGCCGGGCTCAGTATTCGAGCAAATCGGCCTGCAGGACGGCGACGTGCTGACCGGCATCAACGGCCAAGCTGTCAACAATCCGCTCCAGGCGGTCGGGATGCTCTCGCAGATGTCGCAGCGGCCGTCAGTCGATATCACGGTGATGCGCGACGGGCAGCCGATGCAGTTCCACCTTGGTATCCATTGA
- a CDS encoding glutamate--cysteine ligase, whose protein sequence is MTELVEKKDDLIGYFQSGAKPREQWRVGSEYEKVAVRRSDGRALPFSGPNGVEEILRRMTDLFGWEPEEEHGRILALRGERASITIEPGGQIELSGEQCPTIHCAHEEFSTHVDQLVEVSNSVDASILSLGMQPISRIDEIELLPKARYHIMYPYMARKGTLGQRMMKQTAGVQANLDYADEADAMRKLRVSMGIVPLLYAIFANSPLCDGGLNGYQSFRGHIWSDTDNDRSGTLEFALRDDASFQDYAEYALDVPMYFIIRNHEYINLTQPPGITFRKYMKDGLGRERATLEDWANHLTTIFTEVRLKKYIEVRTADSQPPQMMVALPALLKGILYESDCLDAAWDLVKRWSFSERLQLTDSAHKIGLATRAGRITFRELGAELMTIAARGLERHKALNDRGQDESIYLLELMDLVRNGHNQATLAIERWKGSWNYEIKRLIQERAYDAAAK, encoded by the coding sequence ATGACTGAACTGGTTGAAAAAAAAGATGACCTGATTGGCTACTTTCAGAGCGGCGCGAAGCCGCGCGAGCAGTGGCGCGTCGGCTCCGAGTACGAGAAGGTCGCGGTGCGCAGAAGCGACGGCCGCGCCCTGCCCTTTTCAGGCCCGAACGGCGTTGAGGAAATCCTGCGCCGGATGACCGATCTCTTCGGATGGGAGCCTGAAGAAGAGCACGGACGGATTCTCGCCCTGCGCGGCGAGCGTGCCTCGATAACGATCGAGCCGGGCGGGCAGATCGAGCTCTCGGGCGAGCAGTGTCCGACGATCCACTGTGCTCACGAGGAGTTTTCGACTCACGTTGACCAACTGGTCGAGGTTAGCAATTCGGTTGACGCCTCGATCCTGTCGCTCGGGATGCAGCCCATCAGCCGCATCGACGAGATCGAGCTTCTGCCCAAGGCCCGTTACCACATCATGTATCCGTACATGGCGCGCAAGGGGACGCTCGGCCAGCGGATGATGAAGCAGACCGCCGGCGTGCAGGCCAACCTCGACTACGCCGACGAGGCCGATGCGATGCGCAAACTGCGCGTCAGCATGGGAATCGTACCGCTGCTCTACGCGATCTTCGCTAACTCTCCGCTATGCGACGGCGGCCTCAATGGCTACCAGAGCTTTCGCGGCCACATCTGGAGCGACACCGACAACGATCGCAGCGGCACACTCGAATTTGCGCTACGCGACGACGCCTCGTTCCAGGACTACGCCGAGTATGCGCTCGATGTGCCGATGTACTTCATCATCCGCAATCATGAGTACATAAATTTGACCCAGCCGCCCGGCATCACTTTCCGCAAATATATGAAGGATGGCTTGGGCCGCGAGCGCGCGACTCTCGAAGACTGGGCCAACCATCTGACGACGATCTTCACCGAAGTCCGCCTCAAGAAGTATATCGAGGTTCGCACTGCCGACAGCCAGCCGCCTCAGATGATGGTGGCGCTGCCCGCGCTGCTCAAGGGGATTCTCTACGAGAGCGACTGTCTCGATGCGGCGTGGGATCTCGTCAAGCGTTGGAGCTTCAGCGAGCGGCTGCAGCTTACCGATTCGGCGCATAAGATTGGCCTGGCAACGCGCGCGGGGCGGATAACTTTCCGTGAGCTTGGCGCGGAGCTGATGACGATCGCGGCGCGCGGTCTCGAACGCCACAAAGCATTGAACGATCGCGGTCAGGATGAGAGCATCTATCTGCTCGAATTGATGGACCTGGTGCGCAACGGCCACAACCAGGCGACGCTTGCGATCGAGCGATGGAAGGGGAGCTGGAACTACGAGATTAAGCGGCTGATTCAGGAGCGCGCCTACGACGCCGCCGCCAAATGA
- a CDS encoding GNAT family N-acetyltransferase, whose protein sequence is MEFRAARHSERGEVLDLLALWYNDRAFFARYNENDPTFRDELCLVALDDGRIVATVQVFDRAINFAGLRVPMGGIGSVFTLDDYRHKGVASGLMRLAIETMTRAGFEVSLLFAERLTFYNQFEWREVSRKFSVIPMPSVLRVPTNLEIETFDQTRDLAAVAQLHREYTGRFNVTAVRDDNAWRGNLTFAGNQPQHPGGGSDEYFVLCRRGGDVAAYARVAQFHGVAMVMEYAYQPGGEENVLALFRHLGEVASGKPSSFALEGNHDRSNLLRPSRPDAAPGLLISHTAHDRSLEAKFAAAGCPVMHHPDNFYMWRILNGDALAKRMNWPASEATARAFRIFESDESLFWTSDRF, encoded by the coding sequence ATGGAGTTTCGCGCGGCGCGCCACAGCGAGCGCGGCGAAGTCCTCGACCTGCTCGCGCTCTGGTACAACGACCGCGCCTTCTTCGCCCGCTATAACGAAAACGATCCGACGTTTCGCGATGAGCTGTGTCTGGTCGCGCTGGACGATGGGCGAATCGTCGCGACCGTGCAGGTTTTCGATCGCGCGATCAACTTCGCCGGCCTCCGCGTGCCGATGGGCGGCATCGGCTCCGTATTCACGCTCGATGATTATCGGCACAAAGGCGTTGCGTCGGGCCTGATGCGTCTCGCGATCGAAACGATGACGCGCGCGGGCTTCGAAGTATCGCTGCTGTTCGCGGAACGGCTGACATTCTACAACCAGTTCGAATGGCGCGAGGTGAGCCGCAAGTTCAGCGTGATTCCGATGCCCTCGGTGCTGCGGGTGCCGACAAACCTCGAAATCGAAACGTTCGATCAAACTCGCGATCTCGCGGCGGTCGCGCAACTTCATCGCGAATACACCGGCCGCTTCAACGTGACTGCTGTTCGCGATGACAATGCGTGGCGCGGCAACCTGACCTTCGCGGGCAATCAGCCGCAGCATCCCGGCGGCGGCTCCGACGAATATTTCGTGCTATGCCGCCGCGGCGGCGACGTTGCCGCCTACGCGCGCGTCGCGCAGTTCCACGGCGTCGCGATGGTGATGGAATACGCCTATCAACCTGGCGGCGAAGAGAATGTGCTGGCACTGTTTCGTCATCTCGGTGAAGTCGCGAGCGGCAAGCCGTCGTCGTTCGCGCTCGAGGGCAATCACGATCGCTCCAACCTGCTTCGTCCCTCGCGACCCGACGCCGCGCCCGGTCTGCTTATCAGCCATACCGCTCACGATCGCTCGCTCGAAGCGAAGTTCGCCGCCGCGGGATGCCCAGTGATGCATCATCCAGACAACTTTTACATGTGGCGGATCCTCAATGGCGATGCGCTCGCGAAGCGCATGAACTGGCCCGCGAGCGAAGCCACGGCGCGCGCATTCAGAATTTTCGAAAGCGACGAATCGTTGTTCTGGACTTCCGATCGCTTCTAA
- the sppA gene encoding signal peptide peptidase SppA, whose amino-acid sequence MKKKVSRRLWISREVRIGFIVALFALGGVYAVTHHVRGFGLLLLGLAAAIAAALWYFLIRPARIPHGAVVTIRLAGPIHEDPLLTPLDQLRRRGLLSMRSLRYALESVVADAGVKGIIVEIAGPEAGIATCHEIQRLLRAAHLRGKRVVALLSGDSAGVRDLLIASGASEVVANPDTMLELLGVAAGGVFLKSGLEKLGVHAQTLQWKEYKGAAETFSRDTMSPALRESLDAIVADARKVLTGAIAEARKLPAARVDELLSAGFVTVPELVEAGLVDRAGYREEIRDSFDESIESKIFVSFHRYLRHAIHVRERGRRPKIAIVSASGPVIAGEAPATGEYISAPAIAAEFDRASRDEQVNAIVFRVNSPGGSAVGSDIVWRAVRQAQGRGKPVIVSMGDVAGSGGYYIAAGADAIVAEPATITGSIGVVWTKFSLANLLERAGVHFDFAKSSDNADANSISRAMTEPEIAQLDRAIGSLYGNFVSRVSEGRKLSFEQAEALAHGRVWSGVAAKERGLVDETGGFERAVEIARERAGIERKQEIELVDYRAERQIFGFRLAMGSEAMPPMIELVAHTLGLPARWAPATLAILARGGVMLLCPFLGL is encoded by the coding sequence ATGAAAAAGAAAGTTTCCAGGCGTTTGTGGATAAGCCGCGAGGTTCGCATCGGCTTCATCGTAGCGCTTTTTGCGCTCGGCGGCGTCTATGCCGTGACGCATCATGTGCGCGGATTCGGCCTCCTGCTGCTCGGCCTCGCGGCCGCGATCGCCGCAGCGCTGTGGTATTTCCTCATCCGTCCGGCGCGGATTCCGCATGGTGCCGTAGTCACGATTCGCCTCGCGGGGCCGATTCACGAGGACCCGCTGCTCACGCCGCTCGACCAGTTGCGCCGTCGCGGCCTGCTCAGCATGCGCAGCCTGCGCTACGCGCTCGAGTCGGTTGTGGCGGACGCCGGGGTGAAGGGCATCATCGTCGAGATCGCCGGACCCGAGGCCGGCATCGCGACGTGCCACGAGATCCAGCGCCTGCTGCGCGCGGCTCATCTGCGCGGCAAGCGCGTTGTGGCGCTGCTCTCGGGCGATTCCGCAGGTGTGCGTGATTTGCTGATCGCGTCGGGTGCGAGCGAGGTGGTGGCGAATCCCGACACGATGCTGGAGCTGCTTGGCGTTGCCGCGGGCGGCGTGTTCCTGAAGTCGGGGCTCGAAAAGCTAGGCGTCCACGCGCAAACCTTGCAGTGGAAGGAATACAAAGGCGCGGCCGAGACCTTCAGCCGCGACACGATGTCGCCGGCGCTGCGCGAAAGCCTCGACGCAATCGTCGCCGACGCGCGAAAGGTGCTCACCGGCGCGATCGCCGAGGCGCGCAAACTGCCGGCCGCAAGGGTAGATGAATTGCTCAGCGCAGGATTCGTCACCGTGCCCGAGCTGGTCGAGGCCGGGCTCGTCGATCGTGCCGGGTATCGGGAAGAGATTCGGGACAGCTTCGACGAGTCCATCGAGAGCAAGATCTTCGTCAGTTTCCATCGCTACCTGCGTCATGCGATCCATGTGCGCGAGCGTGGGCGGCGCCCCAAGATCGCTATCGTCAGCGCCAGCGGCCCGGTGATCGCGGGCGAAGCGCCGGCGACGGGCGAATACATCAGCGCTCCCGCGATCGCGGCGGAATTCGATCGCGCGTCGCGCGACGAGCAGGTGAACGCGATCGTCTTCCGCGTCAACTCTCCCGGCGGTTCGGCCGTTGGATCCGACATCGTTTGGCGGGCGGTGCGACAGGCGCAGGGTCGTGGCAAGCCTGTGATCGTGTCGATGGGTGACGTCGCAGGGTCGGGCGGCTACTACATCGCGGCGGGCGCCGACGCGATCGTCGCCGAGCCAGCGACGATCACGGGTTCGATCGGCGTGGTGTGGACCAAGTTCAGTCTTGCCAATCTGCTCGAGCGCGCGGGAGTGCATTTTGATTTCGCCAAGTCATCGGACAATGCGGATGCGAACTCGATATCGCGCGCTATGACCGAGCCTGAGATCGCGCAGCTCGATCGTGCGATCGGCAGCCTCTACGGCAACTTCGTTTCGCGCGTGTCGGAGGGGCGCAAGCTGAGTTTCGAGCAGGCCGAAGCGCTCGCACATGGACGCGTATGGAGCGGTGTCGCGGCCAAAGAGCGCGGCCTCGTCGATGAGACCGGCGGATTCGAGCGCGCCGTCGAGATCGCGCGCGAGCGTGCGGGAATCGAACGCAAACAGGAAATCGAGTTGGTGGATTATCGCGCGGAGCGGCAGATCTTCGGCTTCAGGCTCGCGATGGGCTCCGAGGCGATGCCGCCAATGATCGAGCTCGTAGCGCATACGCTAGGCCTCCCCGCGCGCTGGGCCCCCGCAACGCTGGCGATCCTGGCGCGAGGCGGCGTCATGCTTCTCTGCCCGTTTTTGGGTCTTTGA
- a CDS encoding DUF2333 family protein, with product MTTETTPSPAAAAPAVAHPWHARRNKFIAVVVGVFLIWVAGNLALHFGQKRHDQLNYDIEQQFPPDEPTVPGEIFGSTLAAIMNHELHTGFGWRPNDFFLWGPKVAADNNSDRQMGIIMAMRETVRVFKDHLTKVSSNQYDPNLVIADTDFRNDPEKWILPSAESKYQDGIDHLRAYVQGLHTNPPTSRELNIRTVELIRLIQTWTDLLGDAHANLYRTKKDDGSPVRSWDCDHYFYHAQGYAHVIYYSMLALRREYSSVLKDDPVLKTLFDDTIDALGQAAVMKPLIVMNGGPNSIFANHRHNLDAYINEARQKMYSIREELQRSPL from the coding sequence ATGACGACCGAGACCACGCCCTCGCCCGCCGCAGCCGCTCCCGCTGTCGCCCATCCGTGGCACGCACGCCGCAACAAGTTTATCGCGGTTGTCGTCGGTGTTTTTCTGATCTGGGTCGCCGGCAACCTGGCATTGCACTTCGGACAGAAGCGCCACGACCAACTCAACTACGACATCGAGCAGCAGTTCCCGCCCGACGAGCCGACGGTGCCGGGCGAGATCTTCGGATCGACACTCGCCGCGATCATGAATCACGAGCTGCACACGGGCTTCGGATGGCGTCCGAACGATTTCTTTCTATGGGGTCCGAAGGTCGCGGCCGATAACAACTCCGATCGCCAGATGGGAATCATCATGGCGATGCGCGAGACGGTGCGCGTGTTCAAGGATCACCTGACCAAGGTCTCGTCTAATCAGTACGATCCGAACCTCGTTATTGCCGACACGGATTTCCGCAACGATCCCGAGAAATGGATACTGCCGTCGGCCGAATCGAAGTATCAGGACGGAATCGATCACCTGCGCGCCTATGTGCAGGGACTGCATACGAATCCGCCAACTTCGCGCGAGCTGAACATCCGAACGGTCGAGCTGATTCGTTTGATCCAGACCTGGACGGATTTACTCGGCGACGCGCACGCCAATCTGTATCGCACGAAGAAGGACGACGGCTCTCCGGTCCGGAGCTGGGATTGCGATCACTACTTCTACCATGCGCAGGGCTATGCCCACGTGATCTACTACTCGATGCTGGCGCTGCGGCGCGAATATTCGTCGGTGCTCAAGGACGATCCGGTCCTGAAGACGCTCTTCGACGACACGATCGACGCGCTTGGCCAGGCCGCAGTGATGAAGCCGCTGATCGTCATGAACGGCGGCCCCAACAGCATCTTCGCCAACCATCGCCACAACCTCGACGCCTACATCAACGAAGCCCGCCAGAAGATGTACTCAATCCGCGAAGAGCTCCAACGCTCGCCGCTGTAA
- a CDS encoding D-alanyl-D-alanine carboxypeptidase family protein, producing the protein MEFMLGRRGEVRHGVAFRAVIALITVSILAALTTGKAEAARHRHAAAKAASSEEESAESAASKQNVQYAEACVMEPVTGTVIFDADDHKPWPTASLAKMMLMYIVAQKLDDGSLKLTDQITTSRKAAEMGGSQVYLKEGEVFSLDDMMKAVIVHSANDASVAVAEYIAGSTDAFVQLMNQKAAELGMKDSHYYSVHGLPPGAGEQPDVASAYDQALLARALIRYPQILKWSAIDTAPFRNGTFVLRNTNHMVRTYQGCDGLKTGFYDKAGFNVVATAKRGDMRLIAVVLGTTHKLTNFKMASELMSQGFLNYDMHAVATKGQPASQTVAISNGAVPSFKPVWGGDAAFFVKRGEANDTIKVDYKLPATISAPIKAGQQVGSADLLENGKPVTTIALLAPSDIAEQKSSLVGRLLSKF; encoded by the coding sequence ATGGAATTCATGCTCGGGCGCCGGGGTGAAGTCCGCCATGGCGTTGCGTTCCGCGCCGTCATTGCACTCATTACCGTCTCGATTCTCGCCGCGCTGACAACAGGCAAAGCCGAAGCCGCGCGGCATCGTCATGCCGCCGCGAAAGCCGCTTCTTCGGAAGAAGAGTCCGCGGAATCAGCCGCATCGAAACAGAATGTGCAGTACGCCGAGGCGTGCGTGATGGAGCCTGTCACCGGCACCGTCATCTTCGATGCTGACGACCACAAGCCGTGGCCTACTGCGTCGCTCGCCAAGATGATGCTGATGTACATCGTCGCGCAGAAGCTCGATGACGGCAGCCTCAAACTCACCGACCAGATCACCACGTCGCGCAAGGCGGCCGAGATGGGCGGCTCGCAGGTCTATCTCAAAGAGGGCGAGGTCTTCTCCCTCGACGACATGATGAAGGCGGTCATCGTGCACTCAGCCAACGACGCATCGGTCGCGGTGGCGGAGTATATCGCGGGATCGACGGACGCTTTTGTGCAGTTGATGAATCAGAAAGCCGCCGAGCTCGGCATGAAAGATTCTCACTACTACTCCGTGCATGGATTGCCGCCCGGAGCGGGTGAGCAGCCCGACGTTGCCAGCGCCTACGATCAGGCGCTGCTCGCGCGTGCGCTCATCAGGTATCCGCAAATCCTGAAATGGTCGGCGATCGATACGGCGCCGTTCCGCAACGGCACCTTCGTGCTGCGCAACACCAATCACATGGTGCGCACGTACCAGGGATGCGACGGGCTCAAGACTGGCTTCTACGACAAGGCGGGATTCAACGTCGTCGCCACGGCGAAGCGCGGCGACATGCGGCTTATAGCGGTCGTGCTCGGCACGACGCACAAGCTGACCAACTTCAAGATGGCGTCGGAGCTGATGTCGCAGGGCTTCCTCAACTACGACATGCACGCGGTCGCAACCAAAGGTCAGCCGGCGAGTCAGACCGTCGCGATCTCGAACGGCGCGGTACCGAGCTTCAAACCGGTGTGGGGCGGCGACGCGGCGTTCTTCGTGAAGCGCGGCGAGGCGAACGATACGATCAAAGTTGACTACAAGCTGCCGGCGACAATCAGCGCGCCAATCAAGGCCGGGCAGCAGGTGGGTTCTGCCGACCTGCTCGAGAACGGTAAGCCCGTGACCACGATCGCGCTGCTCGCGCCATCAGACATCGCGGAGCAAAAATCGTCGCTGGTGGGCCGCTTACTGAGCAAGTTCTAG